A part of Prevotella melaninogenica genomic DNA contains:
- a CDS encoding acyl-CoA carboxylase subunit beta — translation MSKQTEKIKALVEKRELARLGGGQKAIDKQHERGKYTARERIEMLVDKGSFEEYDMFKLHRCHNFGMEKKQYLGDGVVAGSATIDGRLVYLYAQDFTVNGGSLSETMAQKICKVMDMAMTNGAPVICMNDSGGARIQEGISALAGYGEIFERNILASGVIPQISSILGPCAGGAVYSPALTDFIIMKEQTSYMFLTGPKVVKTVTGEDIDAEHLGGASVHASKSGVTSFTAKTEEEAMDLIKKLLSYIPSNNREEAPRTECTDPIDRKEDLLNEIIPDDPNQAYDMYKVIQAVTDNGEFFEVQPKFAKNIITGFARFNGQSVGIVANQPSAYAGVLDVNASRKGARFVRFCDAFNIPIVSLVDVPGFLPGTGQEYNAVILHGAQLLYAYGEATVPKITITLRKSYGGSHIVMGCKQLRSDLNFAWPSAEIAVMGASGAVAVLCGREAKEVKEQGGDVKQFLAEKEEEYSEKFANPYQAAQFGYIDDVIEPRNTRFRICRGLAQLAHKKQDLPAKKHGCMPM, via the coding sequence ATGAGTAAGCAAACAGAAAAGATCAAGGCACTCGTGGAGAAGCGCGAGTTGGCACGCTTAGGTGGTGGTCAAAAGGCCATCGACAAGCAGCATGAGCGCGGAAAGTACACTGCACGTGAGCGTATTGAAATGCTGGTTGACAAGGGCAGCTTTGAGGAATACGATATGTTCAAACTCCATCGTTGTCATAACTTCGGTATGGAGAAGAAGCAGTATCTCGGTGATGGCGTTGTTGCTGGTTCTGCAACTATCGACGGTCGCCTCGTATACCTCTATGCGCAGGACTTCACCGTAAACGGAGGTTCGCTTTCTGAAACAATGGCTCAGAAAATCTGCAAGGTAATGGATATGGCTATGACCAACGGTGCACCAGTCATCTGTATGAACGACTCTGGTGGAGCACGTATTCAGGAGGGTATCTCTGCTTTGGCAGGTTACGGCGAAATCTTCGAGCGTAACATCCTCGCTTCTGGCGTTATCCCACAGATTTCAAGCATCCTTGGTCCATGTGCTGGTGGTGCAGTTTACTCTCCTGCACTGACAGACTTCATCATCATGAAAGAGCAAACAAGTTACATGTTCTTGACTGGTCCTAAGGTGGTGAAGACCGTAACTGGTGAAGATATTGATGCTGAGCACCTCGGTGGCGCAAGCGTTCATGCTTCAAAGAGTGGTGTAACAAGCTTTACAGCTAAGACAGAGGAAGAGGCAATGGATCTTATCAAGAAGCTCCTCTCTTACATTCCTTCAAACAACCGTGAGGAAGCACCACGCACTGAGTGCACCGACCCTATTGACCGTAAGGAAGACCTCTTGAACGAGATTATCCCAGACGATCCAAACCAAGCATACGATATGTACAAGGTAATTCAGGCTGTAACTGACAACGGAGAGTTCTTCGAGGTTCAGCCAAAGTTTGCTAAGAACATCATCACTGGTTTCGCTCGTTTCAATGGTCAGAGTGTTGGTATCGTAGCTAACCAGCCATCAGCTTACGCTGGTGTATTGGACGTAAACGCAAGCCGTAAGGGTGCGCGCTTCGTTCGTTTTTGCGATGCTTTCAATATTCCTATTGTTTCACTTGTTGACGTGCCGGGCTTCCTCCCAGGTACAGGTCAGGAGTACAACGCTGTTATCCTTCATGGTGCACAGTTGCTCTATGCTTATGGTGAGGCTACAGTACCAAAGATTACTATCACACTGCGTAAGAGCTATGGTGGTTCACATATCGTTATGGGTTGTAAGCAGCTCCGTTCTGACCTCAACTTCGCATGGCCAAGTGCAGAGATTGCCGTTATGGGTGCATCAGGTGCTGTTGCCGTTCTCTGTGGTAGAGAAGCTAAAGAAGTTAAGGAACAGGGTGGCGACGTTAAGCAGTTCCTCGCTGAAAAGGAAGAGGAGTACTCAGAGAAGTTTGCTAATCCATATCAGGCAGCACAGTTCGGTTATATTGATGATGTTATTGAGCCACGCAATACCCGTTTCCGCATTTGTCGCGGCTTAGCTCAGTTGGCACATAAGAAGCAAGACTTACCAGCTAAGAAGCATGGATGTATGCCAATGTAA
- the panC gene encoding pantoate--beta-alanine ligase, whose protein sequence is MKVIQKIVELQNELFSCRKENKTIGLVPTMGALHNGHASLVKQSVEENDVTVVSVFLNPTQFNDKGDLERYPRTLEADCQLLETCGADYVFTPSVEEIYPKPDNRQFEFPPQSTVMEGAKRPGHFNGVCQVVSRLFYIVHPDRAYFGEKDWQQIAVIKRLVDFIGMNDKLTIVECPIVREDDGLAMSSRNMLLTSDERAIAPKIYEALSKSVEFSKTHSVAETHDKVVTDINAIDGLEVEYFDIVDGNTLLEVNTWKAYVVGCITVYCGHTPIRLIDHIKYRG, encoded by the coding sequence ATGAAAGTTATTCAAAAGATTGTTGAACTTCAGAACGAACTGTTCTCTTGTCGTAAAGAAAACAAAACAATTGGATTAGTGCCTACGATGGGTGCTTTACATAATGGTCATGCATCACTTGTGAAACAAAGCGTTGAGGAGAATGATGTAACGGTCGTTTCTGTATTTCTTAATCCTACCCAGTTTAATGATAAGGGTGACTTAGAGCGTTATCCTCGTACATTAGAAGCTGATTGTCAACTTCTTGAAACATGTGGAGCTGACTACGTCTTTACTCCTTCAGTTGAGGAAATCTACCCCAAACCTGATAATCGTCAATTCGAATTTCCACCACAATCAACGGTGATGGAGGGTGCCAAACGTCCTGGTCATTTCAATGGTGTTTGTCAAGTTGTCAGCAGATTATTCTATATTGTTCATCCTGACAGAGCCTATTTTGGCGAGAAGGATTGGCAGCAGATTGCCGTTATCAAACGCCTTGTAGATTTTATTGGCATGAATGACAAACTTACGATTGTGGAATGCCCAATCGTTCGTGAAGATGATGGATTAGCAATGAGCTCCCGCAATATGTTGTTAACGTCTGATGAGCGGGCTATAGCACCGAAGATTTACGAGGCGTTAAGTAAGAGTGTTGAATTCTCTAAGACGCACAGCGTTGCTGAAACACATGATAAAGTTGTTACAGATATTAATGCTATTGATGGACTTGAGGTTGAATATTTTGATATTGTAGATGGCAACACGCTCCTCGAAGTGAATACATGGAAAGCGTATGTTGTAGGTTGTATTACGGTTTATTGTGGTCATACACCCATTCGTCTTATTGACCACATAAAGTATAGAGGATAA
- a CDS encoding DUF4270 domain-containing protein: MRRKFIAALMLAACIGMVSCDDTTDTLGGSLIDNGDKLSIKADTFNVASETMVAGSVFARSATGYLGRMVDPETNTTVTGNLMSQFHVLSKYELPAKDSIMSRDANNEIIADSCDIRLYYSSYYGDSLSQIKLTTYELSKPVEEGITYYSNFDPEAQGYIRPVAQGGIAEKRSFTLTDYTEADSIRKKKGYNRNIILRLNNQYKDKNGVTYNNYGTYLLRKYLQTPSAFRNPYRFLHEICPGFYFKIDGGSGSMAHIQVAQLNIYFKNKQKGKVSAISTNFVSTEEVLQLTNFSNDNTKLQQLANESGHTYLKTPAGLFTKLTLPVSDIMSGHTSDSINSAKVVLFRENNSSTSDYQFGIPQNVVMVPADSLQSFFANNRLPDNKTSFIATYNKTTNSYVFNNISGIINFFSRNTSMPAWGKVVIVPVELQTVTQGTGNNKKTIITKVSHNMSLSSTKLLGNTSTGKNIQISIIYGKFNGR; this comes from the coding sequence ATGAGAAGGAAATTTATTGCAGCTTTAATGCTTGCAGCTTGTATCGGAATGGTATCATGTGATGATACCACAGATACCCTTGGAGGTTCACTTATTGATAATGGCGATAAACTCTCTATAAAGGCAGACACCTTCAACGTAGCTTCTGAGACAATGGTTGCTGGTAGTGTTTTTGCACGTTCAGCAACTGGATATTTGGGTAGAATGGTTGATCCAGAAACAAACACAACTGTTACGGGTAACCTTATGTCACAATTCCATGTACTTAGTAAATATGAATTGCCAGCAAAGGACTCTATTATGAGTCGTGATGCAAACAATGAGATTATTGCTGACTCATGTGATATAAGACTTTATTATAGCTCTTATTATGGCGACTCACTTAGCCAAATAAAGCTAACAACATACGAACTCTCAAAGCCTGTTGAGGAAGGCATAACATACTACTCTAACTTCGATCCTGAAGCACAAGGCTATATCCGACCTGTCGCACAAGGTGGTATTGCCGAGAAACGTTCGTTTACACTGACAGACTATACAGAAGCGGATAGTATCAGAAAAAAGAAAGGTTATAATCGTAATATCATTTTACGCTTAAATAACCAGTACAAAGATAAAAATGGAGTAACCTACAACAACTATGGTACCTATCTACTTCGCAAGTATCTGCAGACCCCATCTGCATTCCGTAATCCTTATCGCTTCTTACATGAAATCTGTCCAGGGTTCTATTTCAAGATAGATGGCGGTTCTGGTTCAATGGCACATATACAGGTTGCACAGTTGAATATTTACTTCAAGAACAAGCAAAAAGGAAAGGTATCCGCAATATCAACCAACTTTGTTAGTACTGAAGAGGTTCTTCAGCTAACTAACTTCTCTAACGACAATACGAAATTACAGCAGTTAGCAAATGAGTCAGGTCACACCTATCTCAAGACTCCTGCCGGTTTGTTTACGAAGTTAACATTGCCTGTATCTGACATAATGTCAGGACATACAAGCGATTCTATCAACTCAGCTAAGGTTGTACTCTTCCGAGAGAATAATAGTTCGACATCCGATTATCAGTTTGGAATACCACAAAATGTTGTGATGGTTCCAGCAGATAGCCTACAATCATTCTTTGCAAACAACCGATTGCCAGATAACAAGACATCGTTTATTGCTACTTATAATAAAACAACGAATAGCTATGTATTCAATAATATTTCGGGAATTATCAACTTCTTCTCACGCAACACTTCAATGCCTGCATGGGGTAAGGTTGTGATAGTACCAGTAGAATTACAGACCGTAACACAAGGCACGGGCAATAATAAGAAAACTATAATAACTAAGGTTTCCCATAATATGAGTCTATCAAGCACAAAGCTATTGGGCAACACATCTACTGGTAAGAATATTCAGATTTCAATTATATACGGTAAGTTCAATGGCAGATAA
- a CDS encoding glycogen/starch synthase — protein sequence MGKKVLFVNQEILPYVPKTEMSLYGSEMPHIMQEAGYEIRTFMPRWGNINERRGQLHEVIRLSGMNLIIDDTDHPLIIKVASIPQTRIQVYFIDNEDYFQKRPAMTKDELGNDYTDNGERAIFFARGVLETVKKLRWTPDVIHCQGWMSSVIPFYVKTAYKDEPQFANSKVVTSIFADQPQDSLGTNFKHCLEFRDAKAKHLKNYGDDFNFMELGKLAIDYSDGVIGTSDKVNADLINYAKTNDKQLLEHTIDDTELKEKYSEFYNKLF from the coding sequence ATGGGAAAAAAAGTATTATTTGTTAATCAAGAAATCTTGCCTTACGTGCCAAAGACAGAGATGTCATTATATGGCTCAGAAATGCCACACATCATGCAGGAAGCTGGATATGAAATCCGTACTTTCATGCCAAGATGGGGAAATATCAATGAACGCAGAGGGCAGTTACACGAAGTCATTCGCCTTTCAGGTATGAACTTGATTATAGACGATACAGACCATCCATTGATTATCAAGGTGGCAAGTATTCCGCAGACACGTATACAGGTTTATTTCATTGATAATGAAGATTATTTCCAAAAGCGTCCTGCAATGACAAAGGACGAATTGGGTAACGACTATACCGACAATGGCGAGCGCGCTATCTTCTTCGCAAGAGGTGTGTTGGAAACAGTAAAGAAGCTAAGATGGACTCCTGATGTGATTCATTGTCAGGGTTGGATGTCTTCAGTTATTCCATTCTACGTGAAGACTGCCTATAAAGATGAACCACAATTTGCCAATTCAAAAGTTGTAACCTCAATCTTTGCAGACCAGCCACAAGATAGCTTAGGAACCAACTTTAAGCATTGTCTTGAGTTCCGTGATGCGAAAGCAAAACACTTGAAGAACTATGGTGATGACTTCAACTTCATGGAATTAGGTAAATTAGCTATTGACTATTCAGATGGTGTCATTGGTACCAGCGATAAAGTTAATGCAGATCTTATCAACTATGCTAAGACAAATGACAAGCAACTTTTGGAACATACAATCGATGATACTGAACTAAAAGAGAAGTATTCAGAGTTTTATAACAAATTGTTCTAA
- a CDS encoding phospho-sugar mutase, whose translation MDNNQTLIAQCEGKARQWLSPAFDEETRSAVEAMINNEDKTDLIESFYKDLEFGTGGLRGIMGAGSNRMNIYTVGMATQGFANYLKICFKDKEQISVVVCHDCRNNSRLFAETVANIFSANGIKVYLFDDLRPTPECSFAIRYLKAQAGVNITASHNPREYNGYKAYWEDGAQVLAPHDKGIIDEVNKVKIEEVKFEGNKQLIEIIGEEIDKVYLEKVKTISIDPKVIKDQHDLKIVYTPLHGAGRVMIPRALASWGFDNVHCVKEQMVKDGNFPTVDRPNPEIAEALTLGLRDAKALDADILMASDPDADRVGMACKNSADEWVLINGNQTCLLFLWYIITNRQAVGKMKPTDFIVKTIVTTEVIRKIAEKQNVEMRDCYTGFKWIAREIALSEGKQQYIGGGEESYGFLAEDFVRDKDAVSACALLAEICAYAKDHGKTLYDILMDIYMEYGYSHEFTINVERPGKSGADEIQQMMKNFRSNPPKELGGSVVDVYKDFQSLEITKADGSKEKMDMPDTSNVLQWFCTDGTKVSVRPSGTEPKIKFYLEIKDTMNSASDFPACEQRVGEKIEAIKKSLGL comes from the coding sequence ATGGACAATAACCAAACACTTATCGCACAATGCGAAGGCAAAGCAAGACAGTGGCTGTCTCCTGCTTTTGATGAAGAGACTCGTTCTGCTGTTGAGGCTATGATTAACAATGAGGATAAGACCGACCTTATTGAAAGTTTCTATAAAGATTTAGAGTTCGGTACAGGTGGACTTCGTGGTATTATGGGCGCTGGCTCTAATCGTATGAACATCTATACTGTTGGTATGGCAACACAGGGTTTTGCAAATTATCTGAAGATTTGCTTCAAGGATAAGGAACAGATTAGTGTTGTCGTATGCCACGATTGCCGTAATAATTCTCGTCTCTTTGCTGAAACAGTTGCAAATATCTTCTCAGCAAATGGCATTAAGGTATATCTTTTTGACGATCTTCGTCCTACTCCAGAGTGCTCTTTCGCTATTCGTTATTTGAAGGCACAGGCTGGTGTGAACATTACAGCAAGTCATAACCCACGTGAATACAATGGTTACAAAGCATACTGGGAAGATGGCGCACAGGTGCTTGCACCACATGACAAGGGCATTATCGATGAAGTAAACAAGGTTAAAATTGAGGAAGTCAAGTTTGAAGGCAACAAGCAACTGATTGAAATTATCGGTGAGGAGATTGATAAGGTTTATCTTGAGAAGGTAAAAACCATCAGTATTGATCCAAAGGTAATTAAGGATCAGCACGATTTGAAGATTGTTTATACTCCATTGCATGGTGCTGGTCGCGTAATGATTCCTCGTGCATTGGCTTCTTGGGGCTTTGACAATGTTCATTGTGTAAAAGAACAGATGGTTAAGGATGGTAATTTCCCAACCGTTGACCGTCCAAATCCAGAGATTGCTGAGGCTTTGACACTCGGTTTGCGAGATGCAAAGGCACTTGATGCTGATATCCTGATGGCTTCTGACCCAGATGCTGACCGCGTAGGTATGGCTTGTAAGAATAGCGCTGACGAGTGGGTACTGATTAATGGTAACCAGACCTGTCTGCTCTTCTTATGGTATATCATCACAAATCGTCAGGCTGTGGGCAAGATGAAGCCAACTGATTTCATCGTAAAGACTATTGTTACAACTGAGGTAATTCGTAAGATTGCTGAGAAGCAGAACGTAGAGATGCGCGATTGCTACACTGGTTTCAAGTGGATTGCACGTGAGATTGCACTCTCTGAGGGCAAACAGCAGTACATCGGTGGTGGTGAGGAAAGTTATGGTTTCCTTGCAGAAGACTTCGTACGTGATAAGGATGCAGTAAGTGCTTGTGCTTTGTTGGCAGAGATTTGTGCATACGCAAAGGATCACGGTAAGACTTTGTATGATATTCTTATGGATATCTATATGGAGTACGGCTATAGCCACGAGTTCACAATCAATGTTGAGCGTCCTGGTAAGAGTGGTGCTGATGAAATCCAGCAGATGATGAAGAACTTCCGTTCTAATCCTCCAAAGGAGCTTGGCGGTAGTGTTGTTGATGTTTATAAGGACTTCCAGAGTCTTGAGATAACAAAGGCTGACGGTTCTAAGGAGAAGATGGATATGCCTGACACAAGCAATGTTCTCCAGTGGTTCTGCACAGATGGTACTAAGGTGAGCGTACGCCCATCAGGTACTGAGCCAAAGATTAAGTTCTATCTTGAGATTAAGGATACAATGAACTCAGCTTCTGATTTCCCTGCTTGCGAGCAGCGTGTAGGCGAGAAGATTGAGGCTATTAAGAAGAGTTTGGGTTTGTAA
- the panD gene encoding aspartate 1-decarboxylase, which produces MLIEVLKSKLHCATVTEANLHYMGSITIDEDLLEAANMIAGEKVQIVNNNNGERFETYIIKGERGSGCICLNGAAARKVVVGDEVIIISYALMDFEEAKTFKPSVVFPKEGNRL; this is translated from the coding sequence ATGCTGATAGAAGTATTAAAAAGTAAGTTGCACTGTGCTACTGTCACAGAGGCAAACCTTCATTATATGGGTAGTATTACCATTGATGAAGACTTATTGGAAGCTGCTAATATGATAGCAGGTGAGAAGGTTCAAATTGTCAATAATAACAACGGTGAACGCTTTGAGACGTATATTATTAAAGGAGAGCGTGGCTCTGGTTGTATTTGTCTGAATGGTGCTGCCGCACGTAAGGTTGTTGTTGGCGATGAGGTGATTATCATCTCTTATGCACTCATGGATTTTGAAGAGGCAAAGACCTTCAAACCTTCTGTTGTATTTCCGAAGGAAGGCAACAGATTGTAA
- a CDS encoding ATP-dependent Clp protease ATP-binding subunit, translating to MMNQFSPKVSEILSFSREEAERLTSKSVAPEHIMLAILREKSGPVWELFNQWKIDIDNIKKEIERSILEETTETNTSVPDMLLNEQANNILKLAVLEARLQHTQTVDILHLFLAILHDSSNNGAKQVMEESGFNYNNAISMLQKRANQPKNGIGMADEEEMYDDMMSSSSSDSSNNAKTTQAPRTKSKTPVLDSFGTDLTQAAAEGKLDPVVGREKEIMRVSEILGRRKKNNPILIGEPGVGKSAIVEGLAQLIVKHLTSPILFEKRVITLDLTAVVAGTKYRGQFEERIRALIKEIEQNPDIIVFIDEIHTLIGAGSSPGSMDAANILKPALARGTIQCIGATTLDEYRKSIEKDGALERRFQKVQVEPTTVEETLQILENIKDRYEAHHHVSYTADALKACVKYADRYITDRYFPDKAIDIIDEAGSRIHLQHVKVPQSILDIQKEIKVAHEKKQAAVKNQNFELAASFRDKQTELEQTLKDEQERWQKGDTEDKVEINEEAIADIVSMMTGVPVQRMQEAEGIRLKNMDRELKQVVVAQDAAIDKMVKAIQRNRVGLKDPNHPIGAFMFLGPTGVGKTYLAKRLAEMMFGSADALIRVDMSEYTESFNTSRLVGAPPGYVGYDEGGQLTEKVRRHPYSIVLLDEIEKAHGNVFNMLLQVLDEGRLTDGNGRLIDFRNTVIIMTSNAGTRQLKEFGQGVGFKATNLNGLSQSEGDKERARAIIQKSLSKQFAPEFLNRLDEIITFDQLDLEAIKKIINIELKGLFKRVHELGYEMEITDEAKEFVATKGYDVQFGARPLKRAIQNHIEDGLSELILSGDIKSGDTIKVSKEKDIEKLKFDVVSAE from the coding sequence ATGATGAATCAATTCTCCCCAAAGGTTTCTGAAATTCTATCATTCAGTAGAGAAGAAGCGGAACGACTGACAAGTAAATCGGTTGCTCCTGAGCATATCATGCTTGCTATTCTTCGAGAGAAGTCAGGACCAGTATGGGAACTATTCAATCAATGGAAGATTGACATAGATAACATAAAGAAAGAAATAGAAAGAAGTATTCTGGAGGAAACTACTGAAACCAACACTTCAGTACCTGATATGCTTTTAAACGAACAAGCAAATAATATATTGAAATTAGCTGTGCTTGAAGCTCGTTTACAGCATACCCAAACAGTAGATATTCTTCATCTTTTCCTTGCTATTCTGCACGATTCTTCTAACAATGGTGCAAAGCAAGTAATGGAAGAAAGTGGATTCAATTATAACAACGCAATATCGATGTTACAGAAACGCGCAAATCAACCAAAGAATGGTATAGGAATGGCTGACGAAGAAGAAATGTATGATGATATGATGTCATCTTCATCGTCTGACAGCAGTAATAATGCCAAGACAACACAGGCTCCTCGTACAAAATCTAAGACACCAGTGCTCGATAGTTTCGGAACCGACCTTACTCAAGCAGCTGCCGAGGGAAAACTCGATCCAGTTGTAGGCAGAGAGAAAGAGATTATGCGTGTCAGTGAGATTCTTGGTAGAAGAAAGAAGAATAACCCTATTCTCATTGGTGAACCAGGTGTTGGTAAGAGTGCTATTGTTGAGGGTTTGGCACAACTCATCGTGAAGCATCTCACCTCACCTATTCTATTCGAAAAACGTGTCATTACTCTTGATTTGACTGCTGTGGTGGCTGGCACGAAATACCGTGGTCAGTTTGAGGAACGCATCCGTGCGTTGATTAAAGAAATCGAACAGAATCCTGACATTATTGTCTTTATTGATGAGATTCATACACTCATCGGAGCAGGCTCTTCACCAGGCTCGATGGATGCAGCCAATATCCTTAAACCAGCTTTGGCAAGAGGCACAATACAGTGTATCGGTGCAACAACACTCGATGAGTACCGTAAGTCTATTGAAAAAGACGGAGCATTGGAGCGCCGTTTCCAGAAGGTACAGGTTGAGCCAACGACAGTTGAGGAGACGCTACAAATTCTTGAGAACATCAAAGACCGTTACGAGGCACATCATCATGTAAGTTATACTGCGGATGCTTTGAAAGCCTGTGTGAAGTATGCTGACAGATATATTACCGACCGTTACTTCCCTGATAAAGCAATAGATATTATCGATGAAGCTGGTTCACGTATCCATCTGCAACACGTAAAGGTGCCTCAGTCCATCCTTGACATTCAGAAGGAAATAAAGGTTGCACATGAGAAGAAACAGGCTGCTGTAAAGAATCAGAACTTTGAATTGGCTGCAAGTTTCCGTGATAAACAAACAGAGTTGGAACAGACACTGAAAGACGAACAGGAGAGATGGCAAAAAGGTGACACCGAGGACAAAGTTGAAATCAATGAGGAAGCTATTGCTGACATTGTTTCAATGATGACGGGCGTACCAGTCCAGCGTATGCAAGAGGCGGAAGGTATTCGTCTGAAGAATATGGATAGAGAACTCAAGCAAGTTGTTGTTGCACAGGATGCTGCCATTGATAAAATGGTAAAGGCTATCCAACGCAACCGCGTAGGCTTAAAAGACCCAAATCATCCAATCGGAGCATTTATGTTCTTAGGTCCTACAGGTGTGGGCAAAACCTATCTTGCTAAGCGATTAGCAGAGATGATGTTTGGTTCTGCTGATGCTCTGATTCGTGTTGACATGAGCGAATATACAGAGAGTTTCAACACCTCTCGCCTTGTTGGTGCTCCTCCAGGATATGTTGGCTATGATGAAGGTGGACAACTGACAGAGAAAGTACGTCGTCACCCCTACTCTATCGTCTTACTTGATGAGATTGAGAAGGCACATGGCAACGTCTTTAATATGCTTCTGCAGGTACTTGACGAAGGTCGATTAACTGATGGCAATGGACGATTGATAGACTTCCGCAACACAGTTATTATTATGACATCAAATGCGGGTACACGTCAACTGAAAGAATTTGGACAAGGTGTCGGTTTTAAAGCCACAAACCTAAATGGTCTTTCACAGAGTGAGGGCGACAAGGAACGTGCACGTGCCATTATCCAAAAGAGTCTGAGCAAGCAGTTTGCTCCAGAGTTCCTCAATCGTTTGGATGAGATTATCACCTTCGATCAGTTAGACCTTGAGGCAATAAAGAAGATTATCAATATTGAGCTCAAAGGTCTCTTCAAGCGTGTTCACGAGTTGGGCTACGAAATGGAGATAACTGACGAAGCCAAAGAGTTTGTAGCAACAAAAGGTTATGATGTACAGTTTGGTGCGCGCCCATTAAAGCGTGCTATCCAGAATCATATTGAGGACGGACTGAGCGAACTGATTCTCTCTGGCGATATCAAGTCTGGCGATACTATCAAAGTATCTAAAGAGAAAGATATTGAGAAACTGAAGTTTGATGTTGTATCAGCTGAATAA
- a CDS encoding biotin/lipoyl-containing protein, translating into MKEFKYTIDGKEYKVEIGEINAENVTEVTVNGEQYAVQMEQPAEPEKKKVELGKPAAAEASEESAPAVAINSAAAVKAPLPGTITSIEVAVGQEVKAGDTVVVLEAMKMQNNIEAEKDGKVTAIAVKVGQAVLEDDPLVVIE; encoded by the coding sequence ATGAAAGAATTCAAATATACTATCGACGGCAAGGAATATAAAGTCGAGATTGGGGAGATTAATGCCGAGAATGTTACAGAAGTAACTGTCAACGGTGAGCAGTATGCAGTACAGATGGAACAGCCTGCTGAACCAGAGAAGAAGAAGGTTGAGCTTGGCAAGCCAGCTGCTGCTGAAGCAAGTGAGGAGTCAGCTCCTGCTGTTGCTATCAATAGCGCTGCTGCTGTTAAGGCTCCACTTCCAGGAACCATCACATCTATTGAGGTTGCTGTTGGTCAGGAGGTAAAGGCAGGCGATACGGTTGTTGTCCTTGAAGCTATGAAGATGCAGAACAACATTGAAGCTGAGAAGGATGGCAAGGTGACTGCTATCGCTGTGAAGGTTGGTCAAGCTGTGCTTGAAGACGACCCATTAGTTGTTATCGAATAA
- the imm40 gene encoding Imm40 family immunity protein, whose product MKKNDIISIIQDNDISEYYSLKHLGIEGYAFPDHEALKIVQLCKLLLIPILGGDVYSLNDSIIEGLDDNWYYDRTPSESYYNYVQNSCNKSESYIRTYKIIFVIGPYFPWS is encoded by the coding sequence ATGAAAAAGAATGATATAATTTCAATTATTCAAGATAATGATATTTCCGAATATTATTCCTTGAAGCATTTAGGTATTGAAGGTTATGCTTTTCCAGACCATGAAGCACTTAAAATAGTGCAACTATGCAAACTTTTATTGATTCCAATTTTAGGTGGTGATGTATATAGTTTGAATGATTCTATAATAGAGGGCTTAGATGATAATTGGTATTATGATAGGACTCCAAGTGAATCATATTACAATTATGTGCAAAACAGTTGCAATAAATCTGAATCTTACATAAGGACTTACAAAATCATTTTTGTGATAGGACCTTATTTTCCTTGGTCATAG